AATGACCTAATTCCCGCGAATCTGCTTCAGCATCCAATCAAATCGAGTCCCAGCCAATGTCACTTGAGCCAAAAAGCTCGAACTCAGTTCATCTTCATAAGTCAAGCGTTCATCTAAAGATTTACCTGAGCTATAGTTAATCCTGCCGTAACCCAGACTATTGATGATTCCTTGCTGTTTATCTGCTAACAAAATCGCTAATACTCGATAAAATCGGGCAGCAAAACCCACATCGTGTAACAATTTGGCAGAAAGTCGCCATCTGGGAATCGATAACACAGTTGCATCCTCAACCGCCCGAATTGTCATCGCAGGTGGGCTGGCTTCGACAAAGGGCGTTTCGCCAACTATGTCACCCCGCGATAATCTTGCAAACTCCCGTTCGATATGATCTGTCTGTTCTAAAGTTGAAAAGGCGCGGGTGAGAGGATTGCTTGTATCTTCAGCAACGGAAGCCACCATCTTGCCATCTAATAAGATATAGAGAGCATCAACAGGTCTTCCGGCTTGAAACAACACCGTTCCCGCAGGAAGTCTCATAGCATTTCCTGCAACAATCATCCAACCAATATCGCTATCATTTAATTCTGCAAATGTAAATAAGATTTCTCGAATTTGGGGCTGAAAAAGCACGACTGTGCTTTGGCCAATTTGACCGATCATCTGCTCTAATCGGTGAGAAAGTAGAACTGCGATCGCTCGATAAAAATGGGCAGCAAATGTGACATCTTCCTGCAATTTTTGAATCAACTGCTGCTGAGGAATCATCAACACAAGCGACTTTCTAGCGGCTTTGACTGTAGTTGAAGACTGGTAGGAGGCTAAAAAAGGCATTTCTCCTACAACTTCACCATTTGCCAGCAGTGCAACCTCTCGTCCTGACAGTTCGCCACCTTCAAGGGCGGCAAATGCCCGACCAATGGGATTATCGTCAGCCTGAGCGACAGAAACGCTTAATGCACCATCAAGCAGAATGTAGAGAGCATCAACAGGTGTTCCTTGGCGGATGAGAATCGTACCAGCAGTAATTTCTTCTCTTTGACCCGTTGCCAATATCCAGTCAATATCGCTATTTGTCAGTTCCTTAAGTAGAACTTCTGTCATAATTTAACTTCCTTACGTTCTGCTAACGGGAGAGAAATAGAGAGGGGTAATTCGTAATTCGTAATTTAATTTATGGTTCAGATATAGGGAAGCCTTAACTTAGACTTTCCGCAATTTTGAATTTTGAATTGTTTAACTCCCCATTGCGCGATTGAACTAGGTTGATGAGTTGCTACAGGTTTTTAGCATCAATCACCGCGACCTTCATTCGGCTCAACGCTTATTGGTTTATTGTCATTCCAAGAAGGAAACTTTATATTCTCAAGCTTTTTTGCGATCGCTTCAGACAGATTGTTATATTTATCCTCCGTAGGATACTCACCTGGATAATGCTCGCCTACGGCAATACCACCCGAAATATTTGCGAGTTCTTGAGGCGATAGCTCTTGTGATTCATTTTGCTTTTTGTTTTCCATTGCCATTTTTTTCCTTGTCATTTCATTTATTACTAAATTTGCCTAATTTTCTGAAAGTGAAATTATTAATCACACAAGAATAATTTCAGAACGCAGTTGAGCGAAACTTGTCCAACTGCAATTGATTGATTTGAGAAACTCCGTTTATGTAGAACCTTCGATCGCAGATATATCTCCAAACAACTCACCAAGAACCTTTAGATCCTCTGTTGTCGCGTCGGTGATGGAGAGGTG
The Nostoc punctiforme PCC 73102 genome window above contains:
- a CDS encoding cyclic nucleotide-binding domain-containing protein yields the protein MTEVLLKELTNSDIDWILATGQREEITAGTILIRQGTPVDALYILLDGALSVSVAQADDNPIGRAFAALEGGELSGREVALLANGEVVGEMPFLASYQSSTTVKAARKSLVLMIPQQQLIQKLQEDVTFAAHFYRAIAVLLSHRLEQMIGQIGQSTVVLFQPQIREILFTFAELNDSDIGWMIVAGNAMRLPAGTVLFQAGRPVDALYILLDGKMVASVAEDTSNPLTRAFSTLEQTDHIEREFARLSRGDIVGETPFVEASPPAMTIRAVEDATVLSIPRWRLSAKLLHDVGFAARFYRVLAILLADKQQGIINSLGYGRINYSSGKSLDERLTYEDELSSSFLAQVTLAGTRFDWMLKQIRGN